A genomic window from Aquabacterium sp. OR-4 includes:
- the soxR gene encoding redox-sensitive transcriptional activator SoxR has product MTDHAAGRPGATAALRESPREKPWISIGELARRAGVAASALRFYESQGLLSGTRSAGGHRQYPRHVLRRVGFIRAAQTVGLGLDEIRAALAGLPEGRTPTKADWQRLARGWAPLIDARIAALQRLRGQLDACIGCGCLSLKACALYNPADGAAVRGPGARYLLGDRASEVLAEARANA; this is encoded by the coding sequence ATGACAGACCACGCCGCCGGGCGCCCGGGCGCCACTGCCGCGCTGCGCGAATCGCCGCGCGAAAAGCCCTGGATCAGCATCGGCGAGCTGGCGCGCCGCGCCGGCGTGGCCGCCAGCGCGCTGCGCTTCTACGAGAGCCAGGGCCTGCTCAGCGGCACGCGCAGTGCCGGTGGCCACCGCCAGTACCCGCGCCATGTGCTGCGGCGCGTGGGCTTCATCCGCGCGGCGCAGACGGTGGGCCTGGGGCTCGACGAGATCCGCGCCGCACTCGCCGGTCTGCCCGAGGGCCGCACGCCCACCAAGGCCGACTGGCAGCGCCTGGCGCGCGGCTGGGCGCCGCTGATCGACGCGCGCATTGCCGCGCTGCAGCGCCTGCGCGGCCAGCTCGATGCCTGCATCGGTTGCGGCTGCCTCAGCCTGAAGGCCTGCGCGCTGTACAACCCGGCCGATGGCGCGGCCGTGCGCGGCCCCGGTGCGCGCTACCTGTTGGGCGATCGCGCGTCGGAGGTGCTGGCCGAAGCGAGGGCGAACGCTTGA
- a CDS encoding sensor histidine kinase, with amino-acid sequence MNPNPASPWPARWQRFSAASLRGYHAYGSWLVGITWRRFIVLSVLLMIVSGLLQNIPPFSWHWTRTVTLAPELPKLPEIPKIGAPEAPKPPAAPAASASKVRPGIHIEKPPKGSKTDGVEITIDDHGVRIVPKTRAVAASQAQAAASAAGQAPGGTAPLVDIRLPPGATGEAVRQAVEDARDAIEEAVRDAREDARDELEAARAEAQAAREAGRQATLDAARAIADARRAMPKRETHEVSLGEFLPSLAMLWIVGSVILKITYRQQIRAEATAAQAVETAEAESLKRQVVEARMAAMQAQIEPHFLFNTLASIDHLIEVDPQRASQMQKNLIALLRASMPTMRETAGSEGGTPRDLGRELAVIRPYLEILKVRMEERLTTTIDVPEGLLSAEFPAMMVQTLVENAIKHGLEPKPEGGHLAVKAEILHGKLAISVADTGLGFGRAATAGTGVGLANIRERLQLLYGTKAALTIAENPGGGTRVTITVPYKPVEGAGA; translated from the coding sequence ATGAACCCCAATCCGGCCTCGCCCTGGCCTGCCCGCTGGCAGCGCTTCTCGGCCGCCAGCCTGCGCGGCTACCACGCCTATGGCAGCTGGCTGGTGGGCATCACCTGGCGGCGCTTCATCGTGCTGTCGGTGCTGCTGATGATCGTTTCGGGCCTGCTGCAGAACATTCCGCCCTTCAGCTGGCACTGGACGCGCACCGTGACGCTGGCGCCCGAGCTGCCCAAGCTGCCGGAGATTCCCAAGATCGGCGCACCCGAGGCGCCCAAGCCACCCGCGGCGCCCGCGGCCTCGGCATCCAAGGTGCGGCCCGGCATCCACATCGAGAAGCCGCCCAAGGGCAGCAAGACCGATGGCGTGGAGATCACCATTGACGACCATGGCGTGCGCATCGTGCCCAAGACACGCGCCGTCGCAGCCTCGCAGGCCCAGGCTGCGGCATCGGCCGCCGGCCAGGCGCCGGGCGGCACGGCACCGCTGGTCGACATCCGGCTGCCGCCGGGGGCCACCGGCGAGGCCGTGCGCCAGGCGGTGGAAGACGCTCGCGACGCCATCGAGGAAGCCGTGCGCGACGCCCGCGAGGACGCCCGCGACGAGCTCGAAGCCGCGCGCGCCGAGGCCCAGGCCGCACGCGAGGCCGGCCGCCAGGCCACCCTCGACGCCGCCCGCGCCATCGCCGACGCCCGCCGCGCGATGCCCAAGCGCGAGACGCACGAGGTCAGCCTGGGCGAGTTTCTGCCCAGCCTGGCCATGCTGTGGATCGTGGGCTCGGTGATCCTGAAGATCACCTACAGGCAGCAGATCCGCGCCGAGGCCACGGCCGCGCAGGCGGTGGAGACGGCCGAAGCCGAATCGCTCAAGCGCCAGGTGGTCGAGGCGCGCATGGCGGCCATGCAGGCGCAGATCGAGCCGCACTTCCTGTTCAACACGCTGGCCAGCATCGACCACCTGATCGAGGTCGACCCGCAGCGCGCCAGCCAGATGCAGAAGAACCTGATCGCGCTGCTGCGCGCCAGCATGCCCACCATGCGCGAGACCGCCGGCAGCGAAGGCGGCACGCCGCGCGACCTGGGCCGCGAGCTGGCCGTCATCCGCCCCTACCTCGAGATCCTGAAGGTGCGAATGGAAGAGCGCCTGACCACCACCATCGACGTGCCCGAGGGCCTGCTCTCGGCCGAGTTTCCGGCCATGATGGTGCAGACCCTGGTCGAGAACGCCATCAAGCACGGCCTGGAGCCCAAGCCCGAGGGCGGCCACCTGGCGGTCAAGGCCGAAATCCTGCACGGCAAGCTGGCCATCAGCGTGGCCGACACCGGCCTGGGCTTCGGCCGCGCCGCCACCGCCGGCACCGGCGTGGGCCTGGCCAACATCCGCGAGCGCCTGCAGCTGCTCTACGGCACCAAGGCCGCGCTGACCATCGCCGAGAATCCCGGCGGCGGCACGCGCGTGACCATCACCGTGCCCTACAAACCCGTTGAAGGAGCCGGCGCATGA
- a CDS encoding LytR/AlgR family response regulator transcription factor, which translates to MTAPTPSPLDATTAPRAVIADDERLMREQLRARLTEVWPELQIVAEAKNGLEAVELVQQHRPDLVFLDIRMPGLTGVEAARQIAQLDIGDDEHLPEIVFITAYDEYAVQAFEQGVADYVLKPAERERLQLTVARIRSRLARRDSLDGADGADAAPQPPVQQLLHALSARLSPGHAPRYLDWIQATVGQSIQMIPVAEVLFFISDEKYTRVQTPTVEALIRKPIKELVDELDPALFWQIHRSTLVNVKCIAGISRDFRGRQIVAIKGHTEKLEVSRSYTHLFKGM; encoded by the coding sequence ATGACCGCCCCCACCCCCAGCCCGCTGGATGCCACGACCGCGCCGCGCGCGGTGATCGCCGACGACGAGCGCCTGATGCGCGAGCAACTGCGCGCCCGCCTGACCGAGGTGTGGCCCGAGCTGCAGATCGTGGCCGAGGCCAAGAACGGCCTCGAGGCCGTGGAGCTGGTGCAGCAGCACCGGCCCGACCTGGTGTTTCTCGACATCCGCATGCCCGGCCTCACCGGCGTGGAGGCGGCGCGCCAGATCGCGCAGCTGGACATCGGCGACGACGAGCACCTGCCCGAGATCGTGTTCATCACCGCCTATGACGAATACGCCGTGCAGGCCTTCGAGCAGGGCGTGGCCGACTATGTGCTCAAGCCCGCCGAGCGCGAGCGCCTGCAGCTCACCGTGGCGCGCATCCGCAGCCGCCTGGCGCGCCGCGACAGCCTGGATGGCGCTGACGGCGCCGACGCCGCGCCGCAGCCGCCGGTGCAGCAGCTGCTGCATGCGCTTTCGGCGCGGCTCAGCCCCGGCCACGCACCGCGTTACCTCGACTGGATCCAGGCCACCGTGGGCCAGAGCATCCAGATGATTCCGGTGGCCGAGGTGCTGTTCTTCATCAGCGACGAGAAGTACACCCGGGTGCAGACGCCCACGGTGGAGGCGCTGATCCGCAAGCCGATCAAGGAGCTGGTGGACGAGCTCGACCCGGCGCTGTTCTGGCAGATCCACCGCAGCACCCTGGTCAACGTGAAGTGCATCGCCGGCATCAGCCGCGACTTTCGCGGCCGCCAGATCGTGGCCATCAAGGGCCACACCGAAAAGCTGGAAGTCAGCCGCAGCTACACCCACCTCTTCAAGGGCATGTGA
- a CDS encoding YceI family protein — protein MIKLHSGLSATALALLAAAATPSLAQQVDTAKSEIGFVSKQMGVPVEGKFKKWTAQIAFDPKKAAAGKVAFTIETGSASFGTAETDAEVVKPAWFNVPKFPQASFTSTTIKPLGAGKFEVAGKLSIKGNSRDVVVPVTVVQNGALSTATGAFAMKRLEFKIGEGEWADTSMVADEVQVKFKLALTGLGPL, from the coding sequence ATGATCAAACTCCATTCCGGCCTGTCGGCCACCGCCCTGGCCCTGCTGGCCGCGGCCGCCACCCCCAGCCTGGCGCAGCAGGTTGACACCGCCAAGAGCGAGATCGGCTTCGTCAGCAAGCAGATGGGCGTGCCGGTCGAGGGCAAGTTCAAGAAGTGGACCGCGCAGATCGCGTTCGACCCCAAGAAGGCCGCGGCCGGCAAGGTGGCCTTCACCATCGAGACCGGATCGGCCAGCTTTGGCACCGCCGAGACCGATGCCGAGGTGGTCAAGCCGGCCTGGTTCAACGTGCCCAAGTTTCCGCAGGCCAGCTTCACCAGCACCACGATCAAGCCGCTGGGTGCGGGCAAGTTCGAGGTGGCCGGCAAGCTCAGCATCAAGGGCAACAGCCGCGATGTGGTGGTGCCGGTCACCGTGGTGCAGAACGGCGCGCTGAGCACCGCCACCGGCGCCTTCGCGATGAAGCGCCTCGAATTCAAGATCGGCGAAGGCGAATGGGCCGACACCTCGATGGTGGCCGACGAGGTGCAGGTCAAGTTCAAGCTCGCGCTCACCGGCCTCGGCCCGCTGTGA
- a CDS encoding YceI family protein, whose product MFRSTLAAAALATLAFGAQAQSATYAIDPTHTFATFEILHFGASTNRGRFDKKSGTVTLDKAGKSGKVEITLETGSISSGTAAFDKHLTSKDFFNSAEFPTAKFVADKFTFNGDKVAEVSGSLTLLGKTNPITLKASNFACYESPMLKREVCGGDFETSVVRSQYGMTWGLNYGFSDAVKVVIQVEAVKQ is encoded by the coding sequence ATGTTCCGCAGCACCCTCGCCGCCGCCGCACTGGCCACCCTCGCCTTCGGCGCCCAGGCCCAGAGCGCCACCTACGCGATCGACCCGACGCACACCTTCGCCACCTTCGAGATCCTGCACTTCGGTGCCAGCACCAACCGCGGCCGCTTCGACAAGAAGAGCGGCACCGTCACGCTGGACAAGGCCGGCAAGAGCGGCAAGGTCGAGATCACGCTGGAAACCGGCTCGATCAGCAGCGGCACCGCCGCCTTCGACAAGCACCTGACCAGCAAGGACTTCTTCAACTCGGCCGAATTCCCCACCGCCAAGTTCGTGGCCGACAAGTTCACGTTCAACGGCGACAAGGTGGCCGAGGTCAGCGGCAGCCTCACGCTGCTGGGCAAGACCAACCCGATCACGCTGAAGGCCAGCAACTTCGCCTGCTACGAAAGCCCGATGCTCAAGCGCGAGGTCTGCGGCGGCGATTTCGAGACCAGCGTGGTGCGCAGCCAGTACGGCATGACCTGGGGCCTGAACTACGGCTTCTCGGATGCGGTGAAGGTCGTCATCCAGGTCGAGGCCGTCAAGCAATAA
- a CDS encoding NUDIX hydrolase encodes MQATAPWPALADAVHARVPRLPFRIDDAGTPRLAGSVARAHLPALARWADALRIDEAGVTLGLPAAQRQAFFAEANAALHAQGLIVAWRNETYPVLALPADGRSPDAQADLLATFERAASRFWGTATFGAHCNGYVTDTGMADGRPAQLWIARRSDSKPTDPGLLDNLVGGGVPHGQTPAQTVLREGWEEAGLTPMQMAGLAPGRILRLARDIPEGFQLEWLSVYDLALPPDLLPQNQDGEVQALHCWPVAEALARAAAGEMTTDATLATLDFALRHGLLTGPDAARCAALLDRLAHGHAQRLTD; translated from the coding sequence ATGCAAGCCACCGCCCCCTGGCCCGCCCTGGCCGACGCCGTGCACGCCCGCGTGCCGCGCCTGCCCTTTCGCATCGACGACGCCGGCACACCGCGCCTGGCCGGCTCGGTGGCCCGCGCGCACCTGCCGGCGCTGGCGCGCTGGGCCGATGCGCTGCGCATCGACGAGGCGGGCGTCACGCTCGGCCTGCCCGCCGCGCAGCGCCAGGCCTTTTTTGCCGAGGCCAATGCCGCGCTGCATGCGCAAGGCCTGATCGTGGCCTGGCGCAACGAAACCTACCCGGTGCTGGCGCTGCCGGCCGATGGCCGCTCACCCGACGCGCAAGCCGATCTGCTGGCCACCTTCGAACGCGCGGCCTCGCGCTTCTGGGGCACGGCCACCTTTGGCGCGCACTGCAACGGCTATGTCACCGACACCGGCATGGCCGACGGCCGGCCCGCGCAGCTGTGGATTGCCCGCCGCAGCGACAGCAAGCCCACCGATCCCGGCCTGCTCGACAACCTGGTGGGCGGCGGCGTGCCGCATGGCCAGACGCCGGCCCAGACCGTGCTGCGCGAGGGCTGGGAGGAGGCCGGCCTCACGCCCATGCAAATGGCCGGCCTGGCACCGGGCCGCATCCTGCGCCTGGCGCGCGACATTCCCGAAGGCTTCCAGCTCGAATGGCTGAGCGTCTACGACCTGGCCCTGCCACCCGACCTGCTACCGCAGAACCAGGACGGCGAGGTGCAGGCCCTGCACTGCTGGCCGGTGGCCGAGGCGCTGGCCCGCGCCGCCGCCGGCGAGATGACCACCGATGCCACGCTGGCCACGCTGGATTTCGCGCTGCGCCACGGCCTGCTGACCGGCCCCGACGCGGCCCGCTGCGCCGCGCTGCTGGACAGGCTGGCGCACGGCCACGCCCAGCGGCTCACAGATTGA
- a CDS encoding indolepyruvate ferredoxin oxidoreductase family protein, with product MNAPLPDAVRRALETISLDDKYTLARGRAFMSGVQALVRLPMLQQQRDAAAGLNTAGFISGYRGSPLGGYDQSLWAAKAHLAQHQIVFQPGVNEELAATAVWGTQQLDLFPERKKHDGVFGIWYGKGPGVDRCSDVFKHANMAGTSRHGGVIAIAGDDHVAKSSTAAHQSDHIFKACGLPVFFPSDVQGILDMGLHAIAMSRFSGVWAGMKTIQEVVESAASVSVDPDRVQIVLPGDFAMPPGGVHMRWPDTALEQEARLMDTKWYAALAYIRANRLNHNVIATPDDRFGLIASGKAYNDTRQALHDLGLDDATCRCLGIRLHKVNVVWPLEAQTTREFATGLKEILVVEEKRQVIEYQLKEELYGWRPDVRPDVVGKFDEADGSHDGGEWSLPNPSGNWLLRAKADLTPAIIAKAIARRLRRLGVPDDVAARMDAHLQVLEARERAVLSLQTDAGERLPWFCSGCPHNTSTRVPEGSRALAGIGCHYMANWMDRSTATFTQMGGEGVTWVGQAPFSLDAHVFANLGDGTYFHSGILAIRQSIAAGVNITYKILYNDAVAMTGGQRVGERPEGHSVLQIMKSCLAEGVARLVIVTDEPAKYSGVALEPGVTVHHRDELDRLQREFRTLSGTTAIIYDQTCATEKRRRRKRGTMVDPARRVVINELVCEGCGDCSVQSNCLSVEPVETDFGRKRRINQSTCNKDYSCTKGFCPSFVTVEGGQLKKPKKDSRIDPFALPPISQPVLPVAEAAWGIVVAGVGGTGVITIGQLLGMAAHLEGKGVITQDSAGLAQKGGATWSHIQIANRPEAIFSTKVDTAKADLVIACDAIVAAGKATLSLMREGRSFVALNTHATPTAAFVHNPDWQHPDARNGGCEAALASAVGRANLGAFDAEQLAVQLLGDSIYTNPLLLGFAWQKGRVPLGQAALLRAIELNGTQVDNNKAAFEWGRRCADDLAAVMALLPAGRGGAQVMQFIRKPGLEAIVAQRVEFLTLYQDAAYAQQYAALVERVRVAEASAATGAAAGSTRLAEAVARYLFKLMAYKDEYEVARLHTDASFSAKIAAQFEGDYRLVHHLAPPLLAKTNAQGEMIKRAYGPWMRSAFGLLARLKGLRGTAFDPFGKTDERRTERALIGEYRDTVDELLRGLNAGNLALAVSLASLPEEIRGYGHVKARHLAAVRPKWAALLAQWRGQPAGGRQAA from the coding sequence ATGAACGCCCCGCTGCCCGACGCCGTCCGCCGTGCCCTCGAGACCATCTCGCTCGACGACAAGTACACCCTGGCGCGCGGCCGCGCCTTCATGAGCGGCGTGCAGGCCCTGGTGCGCCTGCCCATGCTGCAGCAGCAGCGCGACGCGGCCGCGGGCCTCAACACCGCCGGCTTCATCAGCGGCTACCGCGGCAGCCCGCTGGGCGGCTACGACCAGTCGCTGTGGGCCGCCAAGGCCCATCTGGCCCAGCACCAGATCGTGTTCCAGCCCGGCGTCAACGAAGAGCTGGCGGCCACCGCGGTGTGGGGCACGCAGCAGCTCGACCTGTTTCCTGAACGCAAGAAGCACGATGGCGTGTTCGGCATCTGGTACGGCAAGGGCCCGGGGGTCGATCGCTGCTCCGACGTGTTCAAGCACGCCAACATGGCCGGCACCAGCCGGCACGGCGGCGTGATCGCCATCGCCGGCGACGACCATGTGGCCAAGAGCAGCACCGCCGCACATCAAAGCGACCACATCTTCAAGGCCTGCGGCCTGCCGGTGTTTTTTCCCAGCGATGTGCAGGGCATCCTCGACATGGGCCTGCATGCCATCGCGATGAGCCGCTTCTCCGGCGTGTGGGCCGGCATGAAGACCATCCAGGAGGTGGTGGAAAGCGCGGCCAGCGTCAGCGTCGACCCCGACCGCGTGCAGATCGTGCTGCCCGGCGACTTTGCGATGCCGCCGGGCGGCGTGCACATGCGCTGGCCCGACACCGCGCTCGAGCAGGAGGCGCGGCTGATGGACACCAAGTGGTACGCCGCGCTGGCCTACATCCGCGCCAACCGGCTCAACCACAACGTCATCGCCACGCCCGACGACCGCTTCGGCCTGATCGCCAGCGGCAAGGCCTACAACGACACGCGCCAGGCGCTCCACGACCTGGGCCTGGACGACGCCACCTGCCGCTGCCTGGGCATCCGCCTGCACAAGGTCAACGTGGTGTGGCCGCTGGAGGCGCAGACCACGCGCGAGTTCGCCACCGGCCTGAAAGAGATCCTGGTGGTGGAAGAAAAGCGCCAGGTCATCGAGTACCAGCTCAAGGAAGAGCTCTACGGCTGGCGCCCCGACGTGCGCCCCGACGTGGTGGGCAAGTTCGACGAGGCCGACGGCAGCCACGACGGCGGCGAATGGAGCCTGCCCAACCCCAGCGGCAACTGGCTGCTGCGCGCCAAGGCCGACCTGACGCCGGCCATCATCGCCAAGGCCATCGCCCGCCGGCTGCGCCGCCTGGGCGTGCCCGACGACGTGGCCGCCCGCATGGACGCCCACCTGCAGGTGCTGGAGGCCCGCGAACGCGCGGTGCTGTCGCTGCAGACCGACGCCGGCGAGCGCCTGCCCTGGTTCTGCTCGGGCTGCCCGCACAACACCAGCACGCGCGTGCCCGAGGGCAGCCGCGCGCTGGCCGGCATCGGCTGCCACTACATGGCCAACTGGATGGACCGCAGCACCGCCACCTTCACGCAGATGGGCGGCGAGGGCGTCACCTGGGTGGGCCAGGCGCCGTTCAGCCTGGACGCGCATGTATTCGCCAACCTGGGCGACGGCACCTACTTCCACAGCGGCATCCTGGCCATCCGCCAGAGCATCGCCGCGGGCGTGAACATCACCTACAAGATCCTCTACAACGACGCCGTGGCCATGACCGGCGGCCAGCGCGTGGGCGAGCGCCCCGAAGGCCACAGCGTGCTGCAGATCATGAAGAGCTGCCTGGCCGAAGGCGTGGCCAGGCTGGTGATCGTGACCGACGAGCCGGCCAAGTACAGCGGCGTGGCACTCGAGCCCGGTGTCACCGTGCACCACCGTGACGAACTCGATCGCCTCCAGCGCGAGTTCCGCACGCTCAGCGGCACCACGGCCATCATCTACGACCAGACCTGCGCCACCGAGAAGCGCCGCCGCCGCAAGCGCGGCACGATGGTCGATCCTGCCAGGCGCGTGGTCATCAACGAGCTGGTGTGCGAGGGCTGCGGCGATTGCTCGGTGCAGAGCAACTGCCTCAGCGTGGAGCCGGTGGAAACCGACTTCGGCCGCAAGCGCCGCATCAACCAGAGCACCTGCAACAAGGACTACAGCTGCACCAAGGGCTTCTGCCCCAGCTTCGTCACGGTCGAGGGCGGGCAACTGAAGAAGCCGAAGAAGGACAGCCGCATCGACCCCTTCGCGCTGCCGCCGATCAGCCAGCCGGTGCTGCCGGTGGCCGAGGCGGCCTGGGGCATCGTGGTGGCCGGCGTGGGCGGCACCGGCGTGATCACCATCGGCCAGCTGCTGGGCATGGCCGCGCACCTGGAGGGCAAGGGTGTGATCACGCAAGACTCGGCCGGCCTGGCGCAAAAGGGCGGCGCCACCTGGAGCCACATCCAGATCGCCAACCGGCCCGAGGCCATCTTCAGCACCAAGGTCGACACCGCCAAGGCCGACCTGGTGATCGCCTGCGATGCCATCGTGGCCGCCGGCAAGGCCACGCTGAGCCTGATGCGCGAGGGCCGCAGCTTCGTGGCCCTGAACACCCACGCCACGCCCACCGCGGCCTTTGTGCACAACCCCGACTGGCAGCACCCCGACGCCCGCAACGGCGGCTGCGAGGCCGCGCTGGCCAGCGCCGTGGGCCGCGCCAACCTGGGCGCCTTCGACGCCGAGCAACTGGCCGTGCAGCTGCTGGGCGACAGCATCTACACCAACCCGCTGCTGCTGGGCTTTGCCTGGCAGAAGGGCCGCGTGCCGCTGGGCCAGGCCGCGCTGCTGCGCGCCATCGAGCTCAACGGCACGCAGGTCGACAACAACAAGGCGGCCTTCGAATGGGGCCGCCGCTGTGCCGACGACCTGGCCGCCGTGATGGCCCTGCTGCCCGCCGGCCGGGGCGGCGCGCAGGTCATGCAGTTCATCCGCAAGCCGGGGCTGGAGGCCATCGTCGCGCAGCGCGTCGAATTTCTCACCCTCTACCAGGACGCGGCCTATGCGCAGCAGTACGCGGCCCTGGTCGAGCGCGTGCGTGTGGCCGAGGCCAGCGCCGCCACCGGCGCCGCGGCCGGCAGCACCCGCCTGGCCGAGGCGGTGGCGCGCTACCTGTTCAAGCTGATGGCCTACAAGGACGAGTACGAGGTCGCCCGACTGCACACCGACGCCAGCTTCAGCGCCAAGATCGCCGCGCAGTTCGAGGGCGACTACAGGCTGGTGCACCACCTGGCGCCGCCGCTGCTGGCCAAGACCAATGCGCAGGGCGAGATGATCAAGCGCGCCTACGGCCCGTGGATGCGCAGCGCCTTCGGCCTGCTGGCCCGCCTGAAGGGCCTGCGCGGCACGGCCTTCGACCCGTTCGGCAAGACCGACGAGCGCCGCACCGAGCGCGCGCTGATCGGCGAGTACCGCGACACGGTCGACGAACTGCTGCGCGGCCTGAACGCCGGCAACCTGGCGCTGGCGGTCAGCCTGGCCAGCCTGCCCGAAGAGATCCGCGGCTACGGCCATGTCAAGGCGCGCCACCTGGCCGCCGTGCGGCCCAAGTGGGCGGCGCTGCTGGCACAGTGGCGCGGCCAGCCGGCGGGCGGCCGGCAGGCGGCCTGA
- a CDS encoding YceI family protein, with translation MTLARPLLLLGLGLLSAGTATAQPVAYQLDPTHSFVHFEVLHFDTATLRGRFGPLKGEVELDRAARRGRVQVVVDVSQVSSGLPVLDARLRGPDLLDAEGHPQAFFVASGFEFDAQGGVRAVRGEFTLRGQGRPLTLMAERFRCYTHPLLRREVCGGDFSAVLERSAWGITYGLPFVAERVTLRVQVEAVRQDPP, from the coding sequence ATGACCCTTGCGCGACCTCTGCTGCTTCTGGGCCTCGGCCTGCTGAGCGCCGGCACTGCCACGGCCCAGCCCGTGGCCTACCAGCTCGACCCCACGCACAGCTTCGTGCACTTCGAGGTGCTGCACTTCGACACGGCCACGCTGCGCGGGCGTTTCGGGCCGCTCAAGGGCGAGGTCGAGCTCGACCGCGCAGCGCGGCGCGGCCGTGTGCAGGTGGTGGTGGACGTGTCCCAGGTGAGCAGCGGCCTGCCGGTGCTCGATGCCCGTCTGCGCGGGCCCGACCTGCTGGACGCCGAGGGCCACCCGCAGGCGTTTTTCGTGGCCAGCGGCTTCGAGTTCGACGCCCAGGGCGGCGTGCGCGCGGTACGCGGCGAGTTCACGCTGCGCGGCCAGGGCCGGCCGCTCACGCTGATGGCCGAGCGCTTTCGCTGCTACACCCACCCGCTGCTGCGCCGCGAGGTGTGCGGCGGCGACTTCAGCGCCGTGCTCGAGCGCAGCGCCTGGGGCATCACCTACGGCCTGCCCTTCGTGGCCGAGCGGGTGACGCTGCGGGTGCAGGTGGAGGCGGTGCGGCAAGACCCGCCCTGA
- a CDS encoding cytochrome b — MTIAPRPATSAAPARYTAPAIVLHWLLALGIVGAFGVGLYMTGLSMSPTRLKLYNWHKWAGVTILALSALRLLWRLGHRPPADVPMPAWQAAAAHAAHVGLYLLFFAVPLIGWAYSSAAGYPIVWFGVWPLPDFVPVDKALAEAIKPWHARSAWLMALLVLLHVAGALKHQLIDRDGLINRMRLGGTSGGRA, encoded by the coding sequence ATGACGATTGCGCCCCGCCCTGCCACTTCCGCAGCCCCTGCCCGCTACACCGCCCCGGCCATCGTGCTGCACTGGCTGCTGGCGCTGGGCATCGTGGGCGCTTTCGGGGTGGGCCTGTACATGACCGGGCTGAGCATGTCGCCCACCCGGCTCAAGCTCTACAACTGGCACAAGTGGGCCGGCGTGACCATCCTGGCCCTGTCGGCCTTGCGCCTGCTGTGGCGCCTGGGCCACCGCCCGCCGGCCGATGTGCCGATGCCCGCCTGGCAGGCCGCGGCGGCGCATGCCGCGCATGTGGGCCTGTACCTGCTGTTTTTTGCCGTGCCGCTGATCGGCTGGGCCTACAGCTCGGCGGCCGGCTACCCGATCGTGTGGTTCGGCGTCTGGCCCTTGCCCGACTTCGTGCCGGTGGACAAGGCGCTGGCCGAGGCCATCAAGCCCTGGCATGCCCGCAGCGCCTGGCTGATGGCCCTGCTGGTGCTGCTGCACGTGGCCGGCGCCCTGAAGCACCAGCTGATCGACCGCGACGGCCTGATCAACCGCATGCGCCTGGGCGGAACCTCTGGCGGCCGGGCCTGA